The proteins below are encoded in one region of Streptomyces ficellus:
- a CDS encoding cystathionine gamma-synthase: MSDDNTHQNFETRAIHAGNTADPLTGAVVPPIYQVSTYKQDGVGGLRGGYEYSRSANPTRSALEENLAALEGGRRGLAFASGLAAEDCLLRTLLVPGDHVVIPNDAYGGTFRLFAKVASRWGVEWSVADTSDAAAVRDAITDRTKAIWVETPSNPLLGITDIEALAGVARTAGVKLVVDNTFASSYLQQPLALGADVVVHSLTKYMGGHSDVVGGALVTADEALGEELAYHQNAMGAVAGPFDSWIVLRGIKTLAVRMDRHSENATRVAEMLTRHPKVTSVLYPGLPDHPGHEVAAKQMRSFGGMVSFRVQGGEEAAVEVCNRAKLFTLGESLGGVESLIEHPGRMTHASVAGSLLEVPGDLVRLSVGIENVDDLLEDLRQALG, from the coding sequence ATGAGCGACGACAACACCCACCAGAACTTCGAGACCCGCGCCATCCACGCGGGCAACACCGCCGACCCGCTGACCGGCGCGGTCGTCCCGCCCATCTACCAGGTGTCCACCTACAAGCAGGACGGTGTGGGCGGCCTGCGCGGCGGCTACGAGTACAGCCGCAGCGCCAACCCCACGCGCAGCGCCCTGGAGGAGAACCTGGCCGCGCTCGAGGGCGGCCGGCGCGGTCTCGCCTTCGCCTCCGGCCTCGCCGCCGAGGACTGCCTGCTGCGCACGCTCCTCGTCCCCGGCGACCACGTCGTCATCCCGAACGACGCCTACGGCGGCACCTTCCGCCTGTTCGCGAAGGTCGCCTCGCGCTGGGGCGTCGAGTGGTCGGTCGCCGACACCTCCGACGCGGCCGCGGTGCGCGACGCGATCACCGACCGTACGAAGGCGATCTGGGTCGAGACGCCGTCGAACCCGCTGCTCGGCATCACCGACATCGAGGCCCTCGCGGGCGTCGCCCGCACGGCGGGCGTCAAGCTCGTCGTCGACAACACCTTCGCCAGCTCCTACCTCCAGCAGCCGCTGGCGCTGGGCGCGGACGTCGTCGTCCACTCGCTGACCAAGTACATGGGCGGCCACTCCGACGTCGTGGGCGGCGCCCTGGTGACCGCCGACGAGGCGCTCGGCGAGGAACTGGCGTACCACCAGAACGCGATGGGCGCGGTCGCCGGGCCGTTCGACTCGTGGATCGTGCTGCGCGGCATCAAGACGCTGGCGGTACGCATGGACCGGCACAGCGAGAACGCGACCCGCGTCGCCGAGATGCTGACCCGGCACCCCAAGGTCACCTCCGTCCTCTACCCGGGCCTGCCCGACCACCCGGGCCACGAGGTCGCCGCCAAGCAGATGCGCAGCTTCGGCGGCATGGTGTCCTTCCGCGTCCAGGGCGGCGAGGAGGCGGCCGTGGAGGTGTGCAACCGGGCCAAGCTCTTCACGCTGGGCGAGTCCCTGGGCGGTGTCGAGTCGCTGATCGAGCACCCGGGCCGGATGACGCACGCCAGCGTCGCCGGTTCGCTCCTGGAGGTCCCGGGCGACCTGGTGCGGCTTTCGGTCGGCATCGAGAACGTCGACGACCTGCTGGAGGACCTGCGCCAGGCACTGGGCTGA
- the greA gene encoding transcription elongation factor GreA: MTQTSDNVTWLTQEAYNQLRAELEYLSGPARTEIAAKIAAAREEGDLRENGGYHAAKEEQGKQELRVRQLTQLLEHAKVGEAPAETGVVAPGMVVTIAFDGDPDDTLDFLLASREYASSDIETYSPQSPLGSGVNGKKVGEDAEYELPNGKKASVKILDAKPYSG, encoded by the coding sequence GTGACCCAGACCAGCGACAACGTCACCTGGCTCACCCAGGAGGCGTACAACCAGCTCAGGGCCGAGCTGGAGTACCTGTCTGGTCCCGCGCGAACCGAGATCGCCGCCAAGATCGCGGCTGCGCGCGAGGAGGGCGACCTGCGCGAGAACGGCGGGTACCACGCGGCCAAGGAGGAGCAGGGCAAGCAGGAGCTGCGCGTCCGCCAGCTGACCCAGCTCCTGGAGCACGCGAAGGTGGGCGAGGCTCCCGCGGAGACCGGCGTCGTGGCGCCCGGCATGGTGGTCACGATCGCGTTCGACGGTGACCCGGACGACACCCTGGACTTCCTGCTCGCCTCGCGCGAGTACGCGAGCTCGGACATCGAGACGTACTCCCCGCAGTCGCCGCTCGGCTCGGGCGTCAACGGCAAGAAGGTCGGCGAGGACGCCGAGTACGAGCTGCCGAACGGCAAGAAGGCGTCGGTGAAGATCCTCGACGCGAAGCCCTACTCGGGCTGA
- a CDS encoding DUF4307 domain-containing protein gives MSAVREGLPEGRYGRSADERADRKLKIVGSVLGVAMLALVGWFGYDYVAGQSLSAEMIKFDVSAEDRVQAHLEVRKDRDARGSCTLRALAEDGREVGHKDVRFDQADDRIDEVVTVRTTAQATSVELLGCSAQ, from the coding sequence ATGAGCGCGGTGCGGGAAGGGCTCCCCGAAGGCCGTTACGGCCGCTCGGCGGACGAGCGCGCCGACCGCAAGCTCAAGATCGTCGGTTCGGTGCTGGGCGTCGCGATGCTCGCCCTGGTCGGCTGGTTCGGTTACGACTACGTCGCGGGCCAGAGCCTCAGCGCCGAGATGATCAAGTTCGACGTCTCGGCCGAGGACCGGGTGCAGGCGCACCTGGAGGTGCGCAAGGACCGGGACGCGCGGGGTTCCTGCACGCTGCGCGCCCTCGCGGAGGACGGCCGCGAGGTGGGTCACAAGGACGTCCGCTTCGACCAGGCCGACGACCGGATCGACGAGGTCGTCACCGTACGTACGACGGCACAGGCGACCAGCGTGGAGCTGCTCGGCTGCTCCGCGCAGTAG
- the msrA gene encoding peptide-methionine (S)-S-oxide reductase MsrA, which yields MLFGRTPVLPTPDQALRGRPEPGFTVPDRHTVLGNPLLGPYPDGLEVADFALGCFWGAERKFWRAEGVWTTLVGYQGGYTQNPSYEEVCSGLTGHTEVVRVVFDPSAVSYGTLLKLFWESHDPTQGFRQGNDVGTQYRSAIHTHSAAQAQAAEASRDAYQQVLTGAGFGTITTEILPAADRVFYPAEGYHQQYLDKNPDGYCGIGGTGVTLDAPFETNWGVSCPTGLTPAPEARDV from the coding sequence ATGCTGTTCGGCCGCACCCCCGTGCTCCCCACCCCCGACCAGGCCCTCCGCGGCCGGCCGGAGCCCGGTTTCACCGTTCCCGACCGCCACACCGTCCTCGGCAACCCGCTCCTCGGCCCCTACCCGGACGGCCTGGAGGTCGCGGACTTCGCACTGGGCTGTTTCTGGGGCGCCGAGCGGAAGTTCTGGCGGGCCGAGGGCGTGTGGACCACCCTCGTCGGCTACCAGGGCGGCTACACGCAAAACCCGTCGTACGAGGAGGTCTGCTCCGGCCTGACGGGCCACACGGAGGTCGTCCGCGTGGTCTTCGACCCGTCGGCCGTCTCCTACGGCACGCTCCTGAAGCTCTTCTGGGAGTCGCACGACCCCACCCAGGGCTTCCGGCAGGGCAACGACGTCGGCACGCAGTACCGCTCGGCGATCCACACGCACTCCGCCGCCCAGGCGCAGGCCGCCGAGGCTTCCCGCGACGCCTACCAGCAGGTGCTGACCGGCGCCGGGTTCGGCACGATCACCACGGAGATCCTCCCGGCCGCCGACCGCGTCTTCTACCCGGCCGAGGGCTACCACCAGCAGTACCTGGACAAGAACCCGGACGGCTACTGCGGCATCGGCGGTACGGGCGTCACACTGGACGCTCCGTTCGAGACCAACTGGGGAGTGTCGTGCCCGACGGGTCTCACTCCGGCGCCGGAAGCGCGCGACGTCTGA
- a CDS encoding ABC transporter permease, which translates to MSAVSDTAPRLAAPKPRGGIAQSIADSLVVARRNLIRMSRIPEMVIFGLIQPIMFVVLFSYVFGGSMNIGGSTDPDVYRNFLMAGIFAQTVTFATAGAGAGIADDMHRGLIDRFRSLPMARGAVLTGRTLADLVQTALTVVVLAIVALLVGWRIHEGVPKAIGAFALLLLLGYAFSWIGALIGLSVRTPEAATSGGLIWLFPVTFVSNAFVDSSQMTPWLQHVAEWNPFSATVQACRELFGNPGVSESTAWPMQHPVWASVIWSVVIIAVFRTLAVRKYRSAA; encoded by the coding sequence ATGAGTGCCGTGTCCGACACCGCCCCACGGCTCGCCGCCCCCAAGCCGCGCGGCGGCATCGCCCAGTCGATCGCCGACTCCCTCGTCGTCGCCCGGCGCAACCTGATCCGGATGTCCAGGATCCCGGAGATGGTGATCTTCGGACTGATCCAGCCGATCATGTTCGTGGTGCTGTTCAGCTACGTCTTCGGCGGCTCGATGAACATCGGCGGCTCCACCGACCCCGACGTCTACCGCAACTTCCTGATGGCCGGCATCTTCGCCCAGACCGTCACCTTCGCCACGGCCGGCGCGGGCGCGGGCATCGCCGACGACATGCACCGGGGCCTGATCGACCGGTTCCGGTCCCTGCCGATGGCCCGCGGGGCGGTCCTCACCGGGCGTACGCTCGCCGACCTCGTCCAGACCGCGCTCACCGTCGTCGTCCTCGCGATCGTCGCCCTGCTCGTCGGCTGGCGCATCCACGAGGGCGTGCCCAAGGCGATCGGCGCGTTCGCGCTGCTGCTCCTGCTCGGGTACGCGTTCTCCTGGATCGGCGCCCTGATCGGCCTGTCGGTGCGGACGCCCGAGGCGGCCACGTCCGGCGGGCTGATCTGGCTGTTCCCCGTGACGTTCGTGTCCAACGCGTTCGTGGACTCGTCGCAGATGACGCCGTGGCTCCAGCACGTCGCCGAGTGGAACCCCTTCAGCGCGACCGTGCAGGCCTGCCGCGAGCTGTTCGGCAACCCCGGCGTCTCGGAGTCCACCGCCTGGCCGATGCAGCACCCGGTCTGGGCCTCGGTCATCTGGTCGGTGGTGATCATCGCGGTGTTCCGCACGCTGGCGGTGCGCAAGTACCGCTCGGCGGCGTAA
- a CDS encoding ATP-binding cassette domain-containing protein — protein MPGAIHAEGLVKTFGDVRALDGVDLDVPEGTVLGLLGPNGAGKTTAVRVLTTLLRPDSGKAVVAGIDVLKHPNEVRRAIGLSGQFAAVDEYLTGRENLHMVGQLYQMSSKAAKVRAAELLERFNLADAADRTAKTYSGGMRRRLDLAAALVVSPPVMFMDEPTTGLDPRNRQQLWDVIQDLVAGGTTLLLTTQYLEEADHLAHDICVVDHGKVIARGTADQLKVRTGGERVEVVVHRPDEIDPARAVLAGFGKGEVAVETHTRKLTVPVTGGAKLLAEVIRELDSRGVEIDDIGLRRPTLDDVFISLTGHAAELADEENGDAGTRRKGDRKNDRKGDGKNDRKGDSGDHRKNDGGDHRDNDCEEAAK, from the coding sequence ATGCCAGGCGCAATTCACGCCGAAGGTCTGGTGAAGACCTTCGGCGACGTACGGGCTCTGGACGGCGTGGACCTCGACGTCCCCGAAGGGACCGTTCTGGGGCTGCTCGGCCCCAACGGTGCCGGCAAGACCACCGCCGTGCGCGTTCTCACCACCCTGCTCCGACCCGACAGCGGCAAGGCGGTCGTGGCGGGCATCGACGTCCTCAAGCATCCCAACGAAGTCCGCCGGGCGATCGGCCTGTCGGGCCAGTTCGCAGCCGTGGACGAGTACCTCACCGGCCGCGAGAACCTCCACATGGTCGGCCAGCTCTACCAGATGTCCAGCAAGGCCGCGAAGGTCCGCGCGGCCGAGCTGCTGGAGCGGTTCAACCTCGCCGACGCCGCGGACCGGACCGCCAAGACCTACTCCGGCGGCATGCGGCGCCGTCTCGACCTCGCCGCCGCGCTCGTGGTGTCGCCGCCCGTGATGTTCATGGACGAGCCGACCACCGGCCTCGACCCGCGCAACCGGCAACAGCTGTGGGACGTCATCCAGGACCTCGTCGCCGGCGGCACCACCCTGCTGCTGACCACGCAGTACCTGGAGGAGGCCGATCACCTGGCCCACGACATCTGCGTGGTCGACCACGGCAAGGTGATCGCCCGCGGCACGGCCGACCAGCTCAAGGTCCGCACGGGCGGCGAGCGCGTCGAGGTCGTCGTCCACCGGCCCGACGAGATCGACCCCGCCCGCGCGGTCCTCGCCGGATTCGGCAAGGGCGAGGTCGCGGTGGAGACGCACACCCGCAAGCTCACCGTCCCCGTCACCGGCGGCGCCAAGCTGCTGGCCGAGGTCATCCGTGAACTGGACTCGCGCGGGGTCGAGATCGACGACATCGGGCTGCGCCGCCCGACCCTCGACGACGTGTTCATCTCGCTGACCGGCCACGCCGCCGAGCTGGCCGACGAGGAGAACGGCGACGCCGGCACCCGGCGCAAGGGAGACCGCAAGAACGACCGCAAGGGCGACGGCAAGAACGACCGCAAGGGCGACAGCGGGGATCACCGGAAGAACGACGGTGGGGATCACCGCGATAACGACTGCGAGGAGGCCGCGAAATGA
- the mca gene encoding mycothiol conjugate amidase Mca translates to MTEQLRLMAVHAHPDDESSKGAATMAKYVSEGVDVLVVTCTGGERGSILNPKLQGDPYIEENIHEVRRKEMDEAREILGVKQEWLGFVDSGLPEGDPLPPLPQGCFALEDVDKAAGRLVRSIRAFRPQVITTYDENGGYPHPDHIMTHKITMVAFDGAADAEKYPESEFGPLWQPLKVYYNQGFNRPRTVALHEALESRGLESPYGEWLKRWEEFERVERTLTTHVPCADFFEIRDKALIAHATQIDPDGGWFRVPMEIQKEVWPTEDYELAKSVVGTSLPEDDLFAGVRDNA, encoded by the coding sequence TTGACTGAGCAGCTGCGACTGATGGCCGTTCACGCCCACCCCGACGACGAGTCGAGCAAGGGCGCGGCGACGATGGCCAAGTATGTGTCCGAGGGGGTGGACGTGCTGGTCGTGACCTGCACCGGGGGCGAGCGCGGCTCCATCCTCAACCCGAAGCTCCAGGGCGACCCGTACATCGAGGAGAACATCCACGAGGTGCGCCGCAAGGAGATGGACGAGGCCCGCGAGATCCTCGGCGTCAAGCAGGAGTGGCTGGGCTTCGTCGACTCGGGCCTGCCCGAGGGCGACCCGCTGCCGCCGCTCCCGCAGGGCTGCTTCGCGCTGGAGGACGTCGACAAGGCCGCCGGACGGCTGGTGAGGTCGATCCGGGCGTTCCGTCCGCAGGTCATCACCACGTACGACGAGAACGGCGGGTACCCGCACCCCGACCACATCATGACCCACAAGATCACGATGGTGGCGTTCGACGGCGCGGCGGACGCCGAGAAGTACCCGGAGTCGGAGTTCGGCCCGCTCTGGCAGCCGCTGAAGGTCTACTACAACCAGGGCTTCAACCGTCCGCGCACCGTCGCCCTGCACGAGGCGCTGGAGTCCCGCGGCCTGGAGTCCCCGTACGGGGAGTGGCTGAAGCGCTGGGAGGAGTTCGAGCGCGTCGAGCGGACGCTGACCACGCACGTCCCCTGCGCCGACTTCTTCGAGATCCGCGACAAGGCGCTGATCGCGCACGCCACGCAGATCGACCCGGACGGCGGCTGGTTCCGCGTCCCGATGGAGATCCAGAAGGAGGTCTGGCCGACCGAGGACTACGAGCTGGCCAAGTCCGTGGTGGGTACCTCCCTCCCCGAGGACGACCTCTTCGCGGGCGTCCGCGACAATGCCTGA
- the abc-f gene encoding ribosomal protection-like ABC-F family protein — protein MRVSAHDPSQLTVKDVSKAYGDRSVLDGVTFTVRPGEKLGVIGENGSGKSTLLRLLAGREAPDGGEVTVRFPGGVAHLAQTLDLDPAATVRDAVDASLAELRAMERRLRDAEAALADASEAELAAYGELLSAYEERGGYQADARVDAALHGLGVGHVDRGRRLGSLSGGEQSRLALACALASGAELLLLDEPTNHLDARATGWLEERLRAHRGTVLAVTHDRLFLEAVATAILEVDRDTRAVTRYGDGWAGYRTAKAAARRRWELDHQEWLDDVAATEALVEAAGQRLAASGKDPRQGFGKHRRSHEAKLSGRVGAARRRLDRLRREPVPAPPRPLRFAPRLVAEHIEDVAVELEGVVVGDRLEVADLTVGAGDRLLVTGPNGAGKTTLLRVIAGDLRPDAGTVRRPARVGYLPQELPARPSRRPLLAAYAAGRPGVPEDHAEELMALGLFREEDLPVPLADLSVGQRRRLELARLVTRPADLLVLDEPTNHVAPGLVEELEEALAAYEGAVVVVTHDRRLCGSFPGARLELRAGRAV, from the coding sequence ATGCGTGTTTCCGCCCACGATCCCTCTCAGCTCACCGTCAAGGACGTCTCCAAGGCGTACGGGGACAGGTCCGTCCTCGACGGTGTCACCTTCACCGTCCGCCCCGGCGAGAAGCTCGGCGTCATCGGGGAGAACGGCTCCGGCAAGTCCACCCTGCTGCGGCTGCTCGCGGGCCGCGAGGCCCCCGACGGCGGTGAGGTGACGGTCCGCTTCCCCGGCGGGGTGGCCCATCTCGCGCAGACGCTGGACCTCGACCCGGCCGCGACCGTGCGGGACGCCGTGGACGCCTCGCTCGCCGAGCTGCGGGCGATGGAACGGCGGCTGCGGGACGCGGAGGCGGCCCTCGCGGACGCCTCGGAAGCGGAACTGGCCGCCTACGGCGAGCTGTTGAGCGCGTACGAGGAGCGCGGCGGCTACCAGGCGGACGCCCGCGTCGACGCCGCCCTGCACGGGCTGGGCGTCGGGCACGTCGACCGGGGGCGGCGGCTCGGGTCGCTGTCCGGCGGCGAGCAGTCGCGCCTGGCGCTGGCCTGCGCGCTGGCCTCGGGCGCGGAGCTGCTGCTGCTGGACGAGCCGACCAACCACCTCGACGCGCGGGCCACCGGCTGGCTGGAGGAGCGGCTGCGGGCGCACCGCGGCACGGTGCTGGCCGTGACGCACGACCGGCTGTTCCTGGAGGCGGTCGCCACCGCGATCCTGGAGGTGGACCGGGACACCCGGGCGGTGACCCGCTACGGCGACGGCTGGGCCGGCTACCGGACGGCGAAGGCCGCCGCCCGCCGGCGCTGGGAGCTGGACCACCAGGAGTGGCTGGACGACGTGGCGGCGACCGAGGCCCTGGTGGAGGCGGCCGGGCAGCGGCTGGCCGCGTCGGGCAAGGACCCGCGCCAGGGCTTCGGCAAGCACCGGAGGTCGCACGAGGCGAAGCTGTCCGGCCGGGTCGGCGCGGCGCGCCGGCGGCTGGACCGGCTGCGGCGCGAGCCGGTGCCGGCGCCGCCGCGGCCGTTGCGGTTCGCGCCCCGGCTGGTGGCGGAGCACATCGAGGACGTGGCGGTGGAGCTGGAGGGCGTGGTCGTCGGCGACCGGCTGGAGGTGGCGGACCTGACCGTCGGGGCGGGCGACCGGCTGCTGGTGACCGGCCCGAACGGGGCCGGGAAGACGACCCTGTTGCGGGTGATCGCCGGGGACCTGCGCCCGGACGCGGGCACCGTGCGCCGCCCGGCGCGGGTGGGCTACCTGCCGCAGGAGCTGCCCGCGCGGCCGTCGCGCCGGCCCCTGCTGGCGGCGTACGCGGCGGGCCGCCCGGGTGTCCCGGAGGACCACGCGGAGGAGCTGATGGCGCTGGGGCTGTTCCGGGAGGAGGACCTGCCGGTGCCGCTTGCCGACCTGTCCGTGGGCCAGCGGCGGCGGCTGGAGCTGGCCCGCCTGGTGACGCGCCCCGCGGACCTCCTCGTCCTGGACGAGCCGACGAACCACGTGGCGCCGGGCCTGGTGGAGGAGCTGGAGGAGGCGCTCGCCGCGTACGAGGGGGCGGTGGTCGTGGTGACGCACGACCGGCGCCTGTGCGGTTCCTTCCCCGGCGCGCGCCTGGAGCTGCGCGCCGGGCGGGCCGTCTGA
- a CDS encoding sigma factor-like helix-turn-helix DNA-binding protein yields MDERRRHPAPVRLAHARERDFEAYVAGAAGRLLHAATLLTTEPPGRAPRAQALLTAALAATYARWDRLRGEDPYDLTRRELASRFARAARRFHRPRGGLLSPLTPLERLVVVLRLYEGVAEEQTAALLGLPVDRVRATCTRAVTVLRRAS; encoded by the coding sequence GTGGACGAGCGGCGACGGCATCCGGCCCCGGTACGGCTCGCCCACGCCCGGGAGCGGGACTTCGAGGCCTACGTCGCGGGCGCGGCGGGCCGGCTGCTGCACGCCGCCACGCTCCTGACGACCGAGCCCCCCGGCCGCGCCCCCCGCGCCCAGGCCCTGCTGACCGCCGCGCTGGCGGCCACGTACGCCCGCTGGGACCGGCTGCGCGGCGAGGACCCGTACGACCTCACCCGCCGGGAACTGGCCAGCCGGTTCGCCCGCGCGGCCCGGCGCTTCCACCGCCCGCGCGGCGGCCTGCTCTCGCCGCTGACCCCGCTGGAACGGCTCGTCGTCGTGCTGCGCCTGTACGAGGGCGTCGCCGAGGAACAGACGGCGGCGCTGCTGGGCCTCCCGGTGGACCGGGTGCGGGCGACGTGTACGCGGGCGGTCACCGTGCTGCGGAGGGCGTCGTGA
- a CDS encoding DUF1330 domain-containing protein: MTAYALGNLRRPARLDDEVLTYMERVQATLDPFGGRFLVHGAPAREVREGTWDAALVVIAFPSLDHARDWYDSEAYQRLIPMRTRHMTGDVLLIDGVAPGYEAAATAAALRAAQAA, from the coding sequence ATGACCGCGTACGCCCTCGGCAACCTCCGGCGCCCTGCCCGGCTCGACGACGAGGTCCTGACCTACATGGAGCGCGTCCAGGCCACCCTGGACCCCTTCGGCGGCCGCTTCCTGGTGCACGGCGCGCCGGCCAGGGAGGTCCGCGAGGGCACCTGGGACGCCGCCCTCGTCGTCATCGCCTTCCCGTCCCTGGACCACGCGCGCGACTGGTACGACTCCGAGGCCTACCAGCGGCTCATCCCGATGCGCACCCGGCACATGACCGGGGACGTCCTGCTCATCGACGGTGTCGCCCCCGGGTACGAGGCCGCCGCCACCGCGGCCGCCCTGCGGGCCGCCCAGGCCGCCTGA
- a CDS encoding antibiotic biosynthesis monooxygenase produces the protein MIIRVSEARVRPERFEEFRDMIVSAVREFPAQHPGLLDHEVLLGPPDSLLYVSRWRGERDLAAYAGEHWRDQAVVLPGEDEYLLAPLRVRHFTSDPLSPGPLSPGPLS, from the coding sequence GTGATCATCAGGGTGAGCGAAGCGCGGGTACGTCCGGAACGGTTCGAGGAGTTCCGCGACATGATCGTCTCGGCGGTGCGCGAGTTCCCCGCCCAGCATCCGGGCCTGCTCGACCACGAGGTGCTGCTCGGGCCGCCCGACTCGCTGCTGTACGTCAGCCGCTGGCGCGGCGAGCGGGACCTGGCCGCTTACGCCGGTGAGCACTGGCGTGACCAGGCCGTGGTCCTGCCGGGCGAGGACGAGTACCTCCTCGCCCCGCTCCGGGTGCGGCACTTCACGTCGGACCCCCTGAGCCCGGGCCCCCTGAGCCCGGGCCCCCTGAGCTGA
- a CDS encoding MarR family winged helix-turn-helix transcriptional regulator, with amino-acid sequence MPTSQDMTTPAPVSPGTAPEPPGDHGLLDALQHQVAVFARRAEQTRLGGTGQLRNSMDRAAYLLLNRLDQEGPMGVKALAAGMGIDSSTVTRQVAPLVDTGLVKRTSHPEDGRAVVLQLSPRGQARLEEVRSSRRDLMAQVTEGWTEAERESFCTLLTRFNSALSARQAGLPPAERETEAAPAS; translated from the coding sequence ATGCCCACATCTCAGGACATGACGACTCCTGCGCCTGTCTCCCCCGGGACGGCCCCCGAGCCCCCGGGCGACCACGGTCTCCTCGACGCGCTCCAGCACCAGGTGGCCGTCTTCGCCCGGCGGGCCGAGCAGACCCGCCTCGGCGGCACCGGTCAGCTCCGCAACTCCATGGACCGCGCCGCCTACCTGCTCCTCAACCGGCTCGACCAGGAGGGCCCGATGGGGGTGAAGGCGCTGGCGGCGGGGATGGGCATCGACTCGTCCACCGTCACCCGCCAGGTCGCGCCGCTGGTCGACACCGGACTGGTCAAGCGGACCTCGCACCCGGAGGACGGCCGTGCCGTCGTCCTCCAGCTGTCGCCGCGCGGCCAGGCCCGCCTGGAGGAGGTCCGCTCCTCGCGGCGCGACCTGATGGCGCAGGTGACGGAGGGCTGGACGGAGGCGGAGCGCGAGTCGTTCTGCACGCTGCTCACCCGCTTCAACTCCGCGCTGTCCGCCCGGCAGGCCGGCCTGCCCCCGGCCGAGCGGGAGACGGAGGCGGCTCCCGCCTCTTGA
- the ilvA gene encoding threonine ammonia-lyase has protein sequence MSFGTPYPSHPLILDDVRGAQKMLSGVARVTPMEGSRHLSRLVGSPVHFKCENLQRTGSFKLRGAYVRISGLRPEERAAGVVAASAGNHAQGVALASSLQGVRSTVFMPVGAPLPKVAATREYGADVRLHGHVVDETLAAAQEYAHDTGAVFIHPFDHRDVIAGQGTVGLEILEQCPEVRTIVVGVGGGGLAAGIAVAVKALRPDVKVIGVQAEAAAAYPPSLAAGHPLAVDCSPTMADGIQVGRPGDVPFGIVRELVDEVRTVSEDRLSSALLLCLERAKLVVEPAGASPVAALLDAPETFAGPVVAVLSGGNVDPLLMQRILRHGMAAAGRYLSLRLRLPDRPGALANLLGVLSVTNANVLDVGHVRTDPRLGLTEVEVELHLETKGPEHCEEVASALRAAGYTVLS, from the coding sequence ATGAGCTTCGGTACGCCTTACCCCTCACACCCGCTGATCCTCGACGACGTCCGCGGGGCGCAGAAGATGCTGTCCGGGGTGGCCAGAGTGACCCCCATGGAGGGCAGCCGGCACCTGTCGCGGCTGGTGGGCTCGCCGGTGCACTTCAAGTGCGAGAACCTCCAGCGGACCGGGTCGTTCAAGCTGCGGGGCGCGTACGTGCGGATCTCGGGGCTGCGCCCGGAGGAGCGGGCGGCCGGGGTGGTGGCGGCGTCGGCGGGCAACCACGCGCAGGGCGTCGCGCTGGCCTCGTCGCTCCAGGGCGTGCGGTCCACGGTGTTCATGCCGGTCGGCGCCCCGCTGCCGAAGGTGGCGGCGACGCGGGAGTACGGGGCGGACGTGCGGCTGCACGGGCACGTCGTCGACGAGACGCTGGCGGCGGCGCAGGAGTACGCGCACGACACGGGCGCGGTGTTCATCCACCCCTTCGACCACCGCGACGTCATCGCCGGACAGGGCACGGTGGGGCTGGAGATCCTCGAACAGTGCCCTGAGGTGCGGACGATCGTCGTCGGGGTCGGCGGCGGCGGGCTGGCCGCGGGCATCGCGGTGGCGGTGAAGGCGCTGCGGCCGGACGTGAAGGTGATCGGCGTGCAGGCGGAGGCCGCGGCGGCGTACCCGCCCTCGCTCGCGGCGGGCCACCCGCTGGCGGTCGACTGCTCGCCCACGATGGCGGACGGCATCCAGGTCGGGCGCCCCGGGGACGTGCCCTTCGGGATCGTCCGGGAGCTGGTGGACGAGGTGCGCACGGTGTCGGAGGACCGGTTGTCCTCGGCGCTGCTGCTGTGCCTGGAGCGGGCCAAGCTGGTCGTCGAACCGGCAGGTGCGAGCCCGGTGGCGGCGCTGCTGGACGCGCCGGAGACCTTCGCCGGCCCGGTGGTCGCGGTGCTGTCGGGCGGGAACGTGGACCCGCTGCTGATGCAGCGCATCCTGCGCCACGGCATGGCCGCCGCCGGCCGCTACCTGAGCCTGCGGCTGCGCCTGCCGGACCGGCCGGGCGCCCTGGCGAACCTGCTGGGCGTGCTGTCGGTCACCAACGCCAACGTCCTGGACGTCGGGCACGTACGCACCGACCCCCGGCTCGGGCTGACGGAGGTGGAGGTGGAGCTGCACCTGGAGACGAAGGGGCCCGAGCACTGCGAGGAGGTCGCCTCGGCGCTGCGCGCGGCGGGATACACGGTGCTGTCCTGA